One genomic region from Labeo rohita strain BAU-BD-2019 chromosome 7, IGBB_LRoh.1.0, whole genome shotgun sequence encodes:
- the si:dkey-148a17.6 gene encoding leukotriene B4 receptor 1, with translation MYSRLEGIMNATANLQADEETELGLVGASVILGVCFLVGTPGNLLVVWIILKHVKQRSHTVLLILHLAAADLLVLITLPLWIYSLARSWVFGEAACKAMVYIINACMYCSVFIITIMSVERFVAVRYPFASAGWRRRHILNKVLLVIWIASFLLSIPVIVTHTLGDVNGQNQCLFRDYESETQEAVLLILESLIGFVIPFVTLLVCYGCLFSRIAQMNFKSKRKSTVLICSVVVMFALCWIPHHVGNFLSLVSLALKHSNPDMAESLEDACTTMTFIAGALVFISSSVNPVLYVFAARTFRSSLRETGIQKLFQHLSSAVSGEGNKELLFVSKRQSTHTTNSQCLTDSKVPADVAMESCIITSD, from the coding sequence ATGTATAGCAGACTCGAGGGAATCATGAACGCTACGGCTAATCTTCAGGCAGATGAGGAGACCGAGCTGGGCTTGGTGGGGGCCTCTGTGATCCTGGGTGTGTGTTTCCTGGTGGGCACACCTGGAAACCTGCTGGTGGTGTGGATCATCTTGAAGCACGTGAAACAGCGCTCACATACGGTGCTTCTCATCCTCCACCTGGCGGCCGCAGACCTTCTGGTACTGATCACTCTGCCGCTGTGGATCTACTCGCTGGCCCGTTCCTGGGTGTTTGGAGAGGCTGCCTGCAAAGCCATGGTGTACATCATCAACGCCTGCATGTACTGCAGTGTcttcatcatcaccatcatgaGTGTGGAGCGATTCGTGGCTGTCAGATACCCCTTCGCCTCAGCCGGCTGGAGGAGGAGACACATACTGAACAAGGTACTTCTAGTGATATGGATTGCTTCGTTTCTCCTCAGTATTCCCGTCATTGTTACTCACACTTTGGGAGACGTTAACGGACAAAACCAGTGTCTGTTCAGGGACTATGAGAGTGAAACCCAGGAGGCTGTGTTGCTCATTTTAGAATCTCTTATAGGCTTTGTCATCCCTTTTGTCACTCTATTAGTCTGTTACGGCTGCCTCTTCAGTCGCATAGCGCAGATGAACTTCAAGTCCAAGCGTAAGTCGACGGTTCTCATCTGCAGTGTGGTGGTGATGTTCGCTCTCTGCTGGATTCCTCATCATGTAGGGAACTTTCTTTCCCTCGTCTCGCTCGCTCTCAAGCACTCAAACCCTGACATGGCGGAAAGTTTGGAGGACGCCTGCACCACAATGACCTTTATAGCAGGAGCCCTGGTGTTCATCAGTAGCTCAGTCAATCCAGTGCTGTATGTGTTTGCTGCACGTACCTTCCGAAGCTCGCTCCGGGAAACTGGAATACAGAAGCTCTTCCAGCATCTGTCTAGTGCAGTGTCAGGTGAAGGAAATAAAGAGTTATTATTTGTGTCCAAAAGACAGAGTACGCACACCACCAACTCACAGTGTCTCACAGACTCAAAAGTGCCTGCAGATGTGGCTATGGAATCATGCATTATTACCTCAGATTGA
- the si:dkey-148a17.5 gene encoding leukotriene B4 receptor 1: protein MNSSSFYSDNDTVLDSRSSAGISIACVILGVCFLVGTPGNLLVMWTILKHVKQRSHTVLLILHLAAADLLVLITLPLWIYSLAHSWVFGEAACKAMAYIINACMFSSVFIITIMSVERFLAVRYPLKMLYWQNGMSMSIILAVTWTLSFIFGIPVILTQYLDGDDDGVKHCFYRDYGSISFEVFCLCLETLLGFIFPFLTLAICYCQVVALLRKVHFRVKKSLFLICGVVVAFILCWLPYHILNVVRTVMFLVAQSDEESQMPDSVVFISGALAFISSSINPVLYVFASKNFHGSLKKSGIVKLFQDLTAQTQQMTEGLQDSGLQDGKILEGPSSGEQRDLTDL, encoded by the coding sequence ATGAACAGCTCCTCTTTCTATAGTGACAATGATACGGTACTGGACAGCAGGTCATCTGCAGGGATCAGCATAGCCTGTGTGATCCTGGGTGTGTGTTTCCTGGTGGGGACACCTGGGAACCTGCTGGTGATGTGGACCATCTTGAAGCATGTGAAACAGCGCTCACATACGGTGCTTCTCATCCTCCACCTGGCAGCCGCAGATCTTCTGGTGCTGATCACTCTGCCGCTGTGGATCTACTCGCTGGCCCATTCCTGGGTGTTTGGAGAGGCTGCCTGCAAAGCCATGGCGTACATCATCAATGCCTGCATGTTCAGCAGCGTcttcatcatcaccatcatgaGTGTGGAGCGATTCCTGGCTGTCAGATACCCCTTGAAGATGCTGTATTGGCAAAATGGGATGTCCATGTCCATAATACTAGCAGTGACCTGGACGCTGTCATTCATTTTTGGGATTCCAGTTATCCTAACCCAGTATCtagatggtgatgatgatggagTGAAACATTGCTTTTACCGGGACTACGGCTCTATATCCTTTGAagtcttttgtttgtgtttggaaACTCTGCTTGGCTTCATTTTTCCATTTCTCACACTTGCCATCTGCTACTGTCAAGTTGTCGCACTGCTCCGAAAGGTGCACTTTAGGGTCAAGAAATCACTCTTCCTCATTTGTGGAGTAGTTGTGGCCTTTATTTTGTGTTGGCTACCCTACCACATCCTTAATGTCGTAAGAACTGTGATGTTTCTAGTAGCACAATCAGATGAAGAGTCTCAAATGCCAGATAGTGTTGTCTTCATTTCTGGAGCTTTGGCCTTCATCAGTAGCTCAATAAACCCTGTGCTGTATGTGTTTGCTTCTAAAAACTTCCATGGAAGTCTGAAGAAGTCTGGGATAGTGAAGCTGTTTCAGGACTTAACAGCACAAACACAGCAAATGACAGAAGGCTTACAGGATTCTGGACTGCAGGATGGAAAGATCCTTGAAGGCCCCAGTAGTGGTGAACAGAGGGATCTCACAGATCTCTGA